The Thalassospira sp. TSL5-1 sequence TGCCCAGCCCTCACCTTAATATTCAACAAAACGTCCTATCAAATCCCTGACGACGCCGCCGAGTTTCCTTTTCCGTCGTTGTAATCCAGTGATTTCATGCAAATAGACACATATGACTAATGATGCTGCGATGGATATTCATGTGCGAAAATCGGTTGTAACACCGCTTTTATCGCGTTTCCGCCCGTCAGGCATAAGCAGCGACCTGATATTGCCGCTGGTGCTGTTTTTTATTGGTGTGATCGCCTATTTACCAGGCCTGTGGCAGGTGCCGCCGCTTGATCGCGATGAACCGCGTTTCACCCAGGCGACCAAGCAAATGCTTGAAACCCGTCAATATGTCGATATTCGCTTTCAGGATCAGCCGCGCTATAAAAAACCTGTCGGAATATACTGGCTGCAATCTGCCGCAGTCCTTTTGACCGGGCATGATGCCAGGGCCCCGCTTTGGGTTTACCGCCTGCCCTCCTTTGCCGGTGGCATTTTGGCCATTCTGCTGACTTATTGGGTTGCCCGGGCTTTTTGCGATCCCAAAGCCTCTTTTATTGCTGCCCTTTTTGTTGGGTCGACGATTATTTTAGGCGTTGAATCCCGCCTGGCAAAAACCGACGCTTCCCTTTTATGGACCATTCTGATGGCGCAAGGAGCGCTGGCCCGCCTTTGGCTTAGGCAAACACAGCACCCACGCTGGGGATTGGCCTTTGTTTTTTGGACAGCCCTTGCCGTGGGGATTTTAATCAAGGGGCCGATTGCGCCAATGGTTGTCTGCTTTACGGTGCTGGGCCTTTGTGTCGTAAAACGGGACATCAAGTGGTTCAAAGCCGCCGCACCGTTATATGGGTTTTTATGGCTATGTGTTCTGATATTGCCATGGTTTTTTGCGATTGCAAAATTGACTGACTATTCCTTTTTTCAGGAATCCATCGGTCATGACCTGCTGGGAAAAGTGGTCGGGGGCCAGGAAAGTCATGGCAAGCCACCAGGGATGCACCTGGTGTTTATGTTCTTTGTGTTCTGGCCGCTTACCGGATTTTTTGTGCTGGTCCTGCCACATCTGTGGCGCAAACGTTCGCAAAAAATGGTCCAGTTTTGCGCCTGTTGGTTTGTCCCGTCCTGGATTGTCTTTGAGCTGACAGGCACAAAATTACCGCACTACACCATGCCGCTTTTACCGGCTCTTGCGATATGCGTGACGGCAAGCCTATGGAATAACAATACAGTTCGTCAGACCAACAACTATCTTGCATGGGGCAGTGCAATTGTGTTGGCTCTGCCTGCAATCTTGTTACCCATTACGACAATCGTGCTTCCCCTGCACCTGAAAATTTCTCCCTCTGTCCCGGGTGTCGGCGTGTCCATTCTTGCTGCCGTCCTGGCAATAATCGCGGCCATCTACATCATCAAACATCGTGTTCGTCACGCCATGCCCTTTGCAATTATTGGCGCAATTATAATGAGCACCGGTTTTTGGGGATTTGTCGCGCCATCCCTAAGCCCGATCTGGATCAGCTCGCGCCTGGTGACGGCAATTTCAAAAGTCGCCCCCTGCCCTTACCCCGCTGTTGCAATTGCTGGCTTTAACGAACCCAGTTTCATCTTTCTTGAAGGCACCCATACGCGCGTTTTATCCGGCGCCCAAGCGGCAGACTTTCTATCAACCAGCCAGGAAGCCACACCAGCCGATGCTATTGCCCCTGCAACAGATCAAACAAACACCTGCCGAATTGCCGCGATTGAAAGCCGTCAAAAGGCCGCCTTTCTTGACGAAGTTGCGAAGATGGGCCTCCGCACCAAGCCAGCAGCATCGGTGCAAGGTCTTAATATCAATGGCGGCCATCATTTAAATATCGAAGTTTATGTGAATTCCCGAAACAAAACGGATCAATGACGGATAATGTCATGCGTTTTCGAGAGCTATTTCTGGGCACCTGCCAACGCATTATCGCAAATGCCACAGGGTCATACCGCATTTTCAAAAATCGCAAATGTCGGATTCGGTTATCTGGCAGCTCGGTTTTACCGGTATGTTATCCGCAAAACCTGGCCGCCCTTGTGCTGATTGGCACTGGCTTGTGCATGATCTTTCTGGACGAGCCAAGCCATTACTGGCGCGAAACCCTGCCAGTGGGTTTTTTGCATACATTTGGCTGGCTCAACGCGCTGGGTAATTCATCGTGGCTGTTGATTGGCAGCGGTGTTTTATGTCTGGTTTTGCTTGCTCAAAACACCCGAAGATATGGTTTTCGGTTGCGGATGGCGCTTTATTCCGCCTTCATTTACAGTGCTTTTTTGTGTTACACAGTGGCGGCCAGTGGCCTGCTTGTCATCGCAATCAAATGGCCGCTAGGGCGCGCCCGGCCCAAATTATTTGACACAATGGGGGCTTTTCATTTTGATCCCCTGATTTTTAAGGCCGCATATTCAAGCTTTCCTTCTGGTCACTCCACCACAGTCGGTGCGACGATTGTAACGCTGTCGCTAATTTTTCCATCTTGGCGGGGCTTCATTATTGCGGCCGGTTTTTGGGTGGCGATCAGTCGTGTCATATGGGGCGCGCATTATCCATCTGATGCCTATACCGGTGTTTTGTTGGGGGCGGCTTTTTCATATTATAGCGCACGTATTTTGGCCCGCCGCCATATCGGATTCAAGTTATCCGATGATGGGCGTTTACATCGATCTTTAGGGGTTTCATCTGCTCGCCAATGCAGGCATGTTATCGGCAAGATGCTGAAAAGGCAAAAGAACAGGCAGGCGACGACATCTTCCTCAGTCCCGGATATCGTTGTGCAACCACCCGCCCCTTTAAGATCGAGAAAATGGAATGTCCGATAGCTCCAAGACTGCAATAAATGATCTACTTATGATCATGGCCCGACTGCGCGACCCGAAAACTGGCTGTCCGTGGGATATTGAACAGGATTTCTCGACGATTGCCCCCTACACCATCGAAGAAGCCTATGAAGTGGCCGATGCCATCGCCGATAACGATATGGTGGAGTTGCGCGAAGAGCTGGGAGACCTGTTGTTACAGGTCGTCTTTCATGCGCAAATGGCTGAAGAATTGCAGCTTTTTACTTTTAATGATGTCGCCCAAAGCATTACCGATAAAATGATTGCCCGGCACCCTCATGTTTTTGGCGACGGGGATGCCAAAACTCCTGAAAATGTCAACCAGACCTGGGAAAAACTGAAAGCGGCCGAACGCGCGCGCAAGGCAGATCGAAAAGGTGATGCCGTGCCAAGTGCGCTGGATGGTGTGGCCTCCGCCCTTCCCGCCCTGATGCGGGCAGAAAAGCTGACCAAACGTGCCGCCCGTGTCGGCTTTGACTGGCCCGATATTGAGCAGGTTTTTGATAAGCTGACCGAGGAAATTGGCGAATTACGCGCTGAAATGACCGAAAACCCGGTACAGGATCGCCTGGAAGATGAATTGGGGGATATGTTATTTGTGATGGCCAACCTGGCCCGCAAGATGAAAATTGACCCGGAAGTGGCCTTGCGACGCGCCAATCATAAATTTACCCGACGGTTTCAGTTCATTGAAAAGGAACTGGCACAGGTGGGTAAAACACCGGATCAATCCTGCCTCGACGAAATGGATGATCTTTGGAATGCTGCCAAAATTGCCGAACGGAAGAAGGCCGCAAGCAAGAGCTGACGACCTTCAAGCAGATTATTTATTGCCAAACAGGTTGCAGCAATTGGTTGATCTCGTCCCATAATTCAGGTGAGGATGCGCAAATCAGGGCTGCTCCACTGCCATTGGCATGATAATCGTCTTTTTGGCCATCTTTCGAGAAATATCGGGCAATCCCGCCGGCCTCACGAACCAGCAAGGTTCCCGGTGCGTGGTCCCACGGCTTTAGGGTGCGATAAACGCAAAAATCATAGTTTCCTAGCGCTACATCCTGATATTCGGCACCACAACAGGAATAGTAGGACAGTTTTTCAAAAAAATGGCGCTTGCCATAGGCCTTGGCAAGACGGTTGCGAACATAGAAAATCAGAAAACCACGGGCGCTAGAGGCCGACATTATTTCAGATCGGACCTTCACGGGCATTCCGTTATGAAAGGTGCCACTTCCGTGCTCAGCAACGGTCACGTCACCGGTCAAGGGATCAACGATCCAGGCGGCAACTGTCCTGCCATCTTGATAAAGAGCCAGCATGGAGCGAAACGGCTGGCGCTGGTGGGCAAAGTTTTTGGTGCCGTCAACCGGATCAATAATCCAGATCGGTGCTGTGCCCGCAAAAACGGTCTTTTGCAAGGAGGCATCATGATGTGCTGCCTCCTCACCCAGCGCGACACTGCCTGGAAGTAATGCTGTCAAACGCCGGGTTAAGATACGTTCGGCCTCGGTATCAGCAATTGTCACCAAATCCTGGGCATGGGTCTTGGTGTCGATATCACCGGCTTCAAGTTGCCCGAATCGTGGCGCAATTTCTTCTGCGGCGACCTCGCGGATAATGGTTGTTACCTTGTCTATATCCGGTGTCATCACGTTAAACTTCCTGCGTCCTGTTCGGGTTAAACGGTTAAACGGAATAAAG is a genomic window containing:
- a CDS encoding glycosyltransferase family 39 protein; amino-acid sequence: MTNDAAMDIHVRKSVVTPLLSRFRPSGISSDLILPLVLFFIGVIAYLPGLWQVPPLDRDEPRFTQATKQMLETRQYVDIRFQDQPRYKKPVGIYWLQSAAVLLTGHDARAPLWVYRLPSFAGGILAILLTYWVARAFCDPKASFIAALFVGSTIILGVESRLAKTDASLLWTILMAQGALARLWLRQTQHPRWGLAFVFWTALAVGILIKGPIAPMVVCFTVLGLCVVKRDIKWFKAAAPLYGFLWLCVLILPWFFAIAKLTDYSFFQESIGHDLLGKVVGGQESHGKPPGMHLVFMFFVFWPLTGFFVLVLPHLWRKRSQKMVQFCACWFVPSWIVFELTGTKLPHYTMPLLPALAICVTASLWNNNTVRQTNNYLAWGSAIVLALPAILLPITTIVLPLHLKISPSVPGVGVSILAAVLAIIAAIYIIKHRVRHAMPFAIIGAIIMSTGFWGFVAPSLSPIWISSRLVTAISKVAPCPYPAVAIAGFNEPSFIFLEGTHTRVLSGAQAADFLSTSQEATPADAIAPATDQTNTCRIAAIESRQKAAFLDEVAKMGLRTKPAASVQGLNINGGHHLNIEVYVNSRNKTDQ
- the mazG gene encoding nucleoside triphosphate pyrophosphohydrolase yields the protein MSDSSKTAINDLLMIMARLRDPKTGCPWDIEQDFSTIAPYTIEEAYEVADAIADNDMVELREELGDLLLQVVFHAQMAEELQLFTFNDVAQSITDKMIARHPHVFGDGDAKTPENVNQTWEKLKAAERARKADRKGDAVPSALDGVASALPALMRAEKLTKRAARVGFDWPDIEQVFDKLTEEIGELRAEMTENPVQDRLEDELGDMLFVMANLARKMKIDPEVALRRANHKFTRRFQFIEKELAQVGKTPDQSCLDEMDDLWNAAKIAERKKAASKS
- a CDS encoding phosphatase PAP2 family protein, which codes for MTDNVMRFRELFLGTCQRIIANATGSYRIFKNRKCRIRLSGSSVLPVCYPQNLAALVLIGTGLCMIFLDEPSHYWRETLPVGFLHTFGWLNALGNSSWLLIGSGVLCLVLLAQNTRRYGFRLRMALYSAFIYSAFLCYTVAASGLLVIAIKWPLGRARPKLFDTMGAFHFDPLIFKAAYSSFPSGHSTTVGATIVTLSLIFPSWRGFIIAAGFWVAISRVIWGAHYPSDAYTGVLLGAAFSYYSARILARRHIGFKLSDDGRLHRSLGVSSARQCRHVIGKMLKRQKNRQATTSSSVPDIVVQPPAPLRSRKWNVR
- a CDS encoding inositol monophosphatase — translated: MTPDIDKVTTIIREVAAEEIAPRFGQLEAGDIDTKTHAQDLVTIADTEAERILTRRLTALLPGSVALGEEAAHHDASLQKTVFAGTAPIWIIDPVDGTKNFAHQRQPFRSMLALYQDGRTVAAWIVDPLTGDVTVAEHGSGTFHNGMPVKVRSEIMSASSARGFLIFYVRNRLAKAYGKRHFFEKLSYYSCCGAEYQDVALGNYDFCVYRTLKPWDHAPGTLLVREAGGIARYFSKDGQKDDYHANGSGAALICASSPELWDEINQLLQPVWQ